AACATGGACTGGGAGGAGTGGAGGAAGTAGGACTTCCCTCCGCCCACCGATCGACCCGGCGGGCCCGGTGCTGTGACCAACGGCACCGGGCCCGCCGGCGTTAGCGGTGGTTAACCTCTAGGCATGACTGTGACCCTCGAAGTACGCGACGGCGTCGGCACGATCCTCCTGGACCGGCCGCCCATGAACGCCCTGGACGTGGCGATCCAGGACCGGCTGCGGGAACTGGCCGAGGAGGCGGCCCGGCGCGAGGACGTGCGGTCCGTGATCCTCTACGGCGGCGAGAAGGTGTTCGCGGCGGGCGCGGACATCAAGGAGATGCAGGCGATGGACCACACGGCGATGGTCCTCCGCTCCAAGGGCCTCCAGGACGCCTTCACCGCCGTCGCCCGCATCCCCAAGCCGGTCGTCGCCGCCGTCACCGGCTACGCGCTCGGCGGCGGCTGCGAACTGGCGCTCTGCGCCGACTTCCGGATCGCCGCGGACAACGCCAGGCTCGGCCAGCCGGAGATCCTCCTCGGGCTGATCCCGGGCGCGGGCGGCACCCAGCGGCTCGCCCGGCTGATCGGCCCCTCCCGGGCCAAGGACCTCATCTTCACCGGCCGCATGGTCAAGGCCGAGGAGGCCCTGACGCTGGGTCTGGTCGACCGGGTGGTCCCGGCCGCCGAGGTCCACGAGCAGGCGTACGCCTGGGCCGCCAAGCTGGCCAAGGGCCCCGCGCTGGCGCTGCGCGCGGCCAAGGAGTCGATCGACGCCGGGCTGGAGACCGACCTCGACACCGGGCTCACCATCGAACGGAACTGGTTCTCCGGCCTGTTCGCCACCGAGGACCGCGAGCGGGGCATGCGCAGCTTCGTCGAGGAGGGGCCGGGCAAGGCCACCTTCCTCTGACCGGTAGTCAGAACGGGTGGCCCGGTAGTCGGGTCGGACGGTCCCGCGCGGGGAGTTCATCCGTCAGAGCGGATTATCCGGGCCTTAAGGCAACCTTAAGGCCCGGCCCCGCCTCCGGCCGGGCGGTTCCCCTCGGGTGGGACATCGCCGCAGCTCAACGGGGCCGTTCGGGGAGCTGTGGTGCCAGGGGTATATGCCAAATGCCTTCCGCGGGAGGGGCTGTTCCGGGGTGCCGATTCCCCCGGAACGGCCCCGGAGGGCGATCCGGGCGGCCATGATGGTGGGCATGGCGGGCCTGGAGGGTGTGGATCAGCCGCGACCGCGCAGCAGCGCGACCGCGGCACGCTGGACGTCGACCATGGATGACGAACAGGCGTTCAAGGCGCTGGAGTTGTTCGGGAATCCGACCGAGGAGGAGGTCCGGCTGCCGTCCCGCCCGGAGTCGGCGGCGACCGCCCGGCGCATCACTTCCTGCGTCGTGCTCCGCCAGTGGGCGCTCTCTCCCCAGACCGCCGAGTACGCGGTGCTCCTGGTCTCCGAGCTCGTGGGGAACGCGGTACGCCACACCGGGGCCCGGGTCTTCGGGTTACGGATGGTCCGCCGCCGGGGCTGGATCCGCGTCGAGGTGCGTGATCCCTCGCGCGGGCTGCCGTGCCTGATGCCGGTGCGCGAGATGGACGTCAGCGGCCGCGGGCTCTTCCTCGTCGACAAGCTCTCCGACCGCTGGGGGGTGGATCTGCTGCCGCGCGGCAAGACCACCTGGTTCGAGATGCGCATCTCCGACCGCTGACCGCCCGGCCCCCTGCCGCGGCGGATACGCAGAAGCCCCCGGTCGGCCGTGGTGCGGCGCTGCGGGGGCTTCTGGCGGGGGCCGCGGAATGGGGGGTGTTTCCACGGCCGCTTGTGAACGACCTGTGCCCGGGTCAGTGGGGGTCGTGGCTCCGACTATGGCAGACGGGCGACCCCGGTGCCAAAGCGACTTGTCGGGCTATTTATGGATGAACCGGTCATGCGCCGGTTGAATCGCAGGTGTGCTCGATCACTTACCTGGCATTCCATGCATCTTTATGGCAACGCCTGAATGATTCATTGATCATCTGAAGAACTGCGCAATCATCCTATTTCGCCCATCCTGCCTCTACTGTGTCCGGGGAACCGACGGAATCCACGGAGCGCGAGGTGGTCGGGCATGGACGGACACAGGGCCCCGATGGGCCGCCGGGGCGCGCTGGGCGCGGGGGCCG
The nucleotide sequence above comes from Streptomyces sp. NBC_01116. Encoded proteins:
- a CDS encoding enoyl-CoA hydratase/isomerase family protein — its product is MTVTLEVRDGVGTILLDRPPMNALDVAIQDRLRELAEEAARREDVRSVILYGGEKVFAAGADIKEMQAMDHTAMVLRSKGLQDAFTAVARIPKPVVAAVTGYALGGGCELALCADFRIAADNARLGQPEILLGLIPGAGGTQRLARLIGPSRAKDLIFTGRMVKAEEALTLGLVDRVVPAAEVHEQAYAWAAKLAKGPALALRAAKESIDAGLETDLDTGLTIERNWFSGLFATEDRERGMRSFVEEGPGKATFL
- a CDS encoding ATP-binding protein; the encoded protein is MMVGMAGLEGVDQPRPRSSATAARWTSTMDDEQAFKALELFGNPTEEEVRLPSRPESAATARRITSCVVLRQWALSPQTAEYAVLLVSELVGNAVRHTGARVFGLRMVRRRGWIRVEVRDPSRGLPCLMPVREMDVSGRGLFLVDKLSDRWGVDLLPRGKTTWFEMRISDR